The Methanomicrobia archaeon genome includes a window with the following:
- a CDS encoding DUF432 domain-containing protein: MFGQYTIPVEIAAEGVSLAIERDDKGFRYRSTCNGVTVEKEILTRTGTVLINPVEPLHLPKELAKALLIELDKTLVVEPATTKTVFLTFPIEIGVFITANETVEVLDIFSLRPQKFTLYGDPRTGVICKYWRSTVSATVPAVNPRREGVVQLRINNSTSDWVTVTRAVFNAYTMKIYYNERLVSMRATMKILLRNLAETTFTDEPLERGMTKSLELYTVRKLQVPLTKFIMEAGL, encoded by the coding sequence ATGTTTGGCCAGTACACCATTCCTGTGGAGATCGCAGCTGAGGGCGTCTCGCTCGCGATCGAGCGCGATGACAAGGGGTTCAGGTACCGGAGCACGTGTAACGGCGTGACCGTGGAGAAGGAGATTCTCACGCGCACGGGTACGGTGCTCATCAACCCGGTAGAACCGCTTCACCTACCCAAGGAACTCGCCAAGGCGCTGCTCATCGAGCTGGATAAGACGCTCGTGGTTGAGCCCGCAACGACAAAGACCGTATTTCTCACCTTCCCCATCGAGATCGGGGTCTTTATCACGGCGAACGAAACCGTTGAGGTGCTGGACATCTTCTCGCTCCGGCCGCAGAAGTTTACGCTCTACGGCGACCCCCGGACCGGCGTGATCTGCAAATACTGGCGGAGCACCGTTTCTGCTACTGTCCCCGCGGTTAATCCACGCCGTGAGGGCGTCGTGCAGCTCCGCATCAACAATAGTACGTCCGACTGGGTGACCGTCACCCGCGCGGTCTTCAACGCGTACACCATGAAGATCTACTATAATGAACGGCTGGTCTCGATGCGTGCGACGATGAAGATCCTGCTCCGGAACCTAGCGGAGACCACGTTCACGGACGAGCCGCTCGAGCGCGGCATGACAAAGTCGCTGGAGCTCTACACCGTGCGGAAACTCCAGGTGCCCCTGACGAAATTTATAATGGAGG